A genomic stretch from Enterobacter oligotrophicus includes:
- a CDS encoding alpha-amylase gives MKRTAIAFLLLPALAQAEWSSPGFSAFNAEGTGVFTSQAKLTKGTRPLTLRFDNACWQPTDAIKLNEMLSLKPCEGTPPQWRLFRDGEYQMRIDTRSGTPTLMLTVQSAAEHPVASVMRQCPKWDGKPLTLNVSHTFPEGTVVRDFYSKQTATVQNGQITLQPAANSNGLLLLERAETDKPAPFSWQNATVYFVLTDRFVNGDTTNDNSYGRHKDGMQEIGTFHGGDLKGLASKLDYLQQLGVNALWISSPLEQIHGWVGGGTKGDFPHYAYHGYYTQDWTTLDANMGTEDDLRHLIDEAHKRGIRILFDIVMNHTGYATLADMQEFQFGALYLQGDELKKTLGERWTDWKPGAGQSWHSFNDYINFSDKAAWEKWWGKKWVRTDIGDYDNPGFDDLTMSLAFLPDVKTESTTPSGLPEFYQHKPDTHAKAIPGYTPRDYLTHWLSQWVRDYGIDGFRVDTAKHVELDAWQQLKDQASQALAAWKAANPDKKLDNAPFWMTGESWGHGVMQSEYYRHGFDAMINFDYQEQAAKAVDCLANMDLLWQQMAEKLQSFNVLSYLSSHDTRLFREGGQRAAELLLLAPGSVQIYYGDESERPFGPTGSDPLQGTRSDMNWQDVTGKQALAVAHWQILGQFRARHPAIGEGKQTTLPLKEGYGFVREHKGDKAMVVWAGNQ, from the coding sequence ATGAAACGCACCGCAATCGCTTTTCTGCTACTACCCGCACTGGCACAGGCAGAGTGGTCATCACCTGGATTTAGCGCGTTTAACGCCGAAGGCACCGGGGTTTTCACCAGCCAGGCAAAGCTGACGAAGGGTACGCGTCCCCTGACGTTACGTTTTGACAACGCGTGCTGGCAGCCAACAGACGCCATAAAACTCAACGAGATGCTTTCGCTCAAACCGTGCGAAGGTACGCCACCGCAGTGGCGATTGTTCCGCGATGGTGAGTACCAGATGCGCATTGATACGCGGTCAGGCACGCCCACGCTGATGTTAACGGTTCAAAGCGCGGCAGAACACCCCGTCGCCAGCGTCATGCGTCAGTGCCCAAAATGGGACGGTAAACCGCTGACGCTGAACGTTAGCCACACTTTCCCGGAAGGAACCGTCGTGCGCGATTTCTACAGCAAACAGACCGCGACAGTCCAGAACGGCCAAATCACCCTCCAGCCTGCCGCCAACAGCAACGGCCTGCTTCTGCTTGAGCGTGCCGAAACTGACAAACCGGCACCGTTTAGCTGGCAAAACGCCACCGTCTATTTCGTGCTGACCGATCGCTTTGTTAATGGTGACACAACGAATGACAACAGCTACGGCCGACATAAAGACGGTATGCAGGAGATTGGCACCTTCCACGGCGGCGATCTTAAAGGGCTTGCCAGCAAGCTCGACTATTTACAGCAACTGGGCGTCAATGCGCTCTGGATCAGTTCTCCGCTGGAGCAGATCCACGGCTGGGTGGGCGGCGGTACAAAAGGTGATTTCCCCCACTACGCCTATCACGGTTACTACACGCAGGACTGGACAACGCTCGATGCGAACATGGGCACCGAAGATGACTTACGCCACCTTATCGACGAAGCGCACAAGCGCGGTATCCGTATTCTGTTCGACATCGTGATGAACCATACGGGCTACGCTACGCTGGCGGATATGCAGGAATTTCAGTTTGGTGCTTTGTACCTTCAGGGTGATGAGCTGAAAAAAACGCTGGGCGAACGCTGGACCGACTGGAAGCCAGGCGCTGGTCAAAGCTGGCATAGCTTTAATGATTACATTAATTTCAGCGATAAAGCCGCATGGGAAAAATGGTGGGGCAAAAAGTGGGTCCGCACCGATATTGGTGATTATGACAATCCCGGCTTCGATGATTTGACCATGTCGTTGGCATTCCTGCCGGACGTGAAAACCGAATCCACAACGCCTTCCGGTTTACCTGAATTTTATCAACACAAGCCAGATACCCATGCTAAAGCGATTCCAGGCTACACCCCGCGTGATTATCTGACTCACTGGCTCAGCCAGTGGGTACGTGACTACGGTATCGACGGCTTCCGGGTCGATACCGCAAAACACGTTGAACTCGACGCGTGGCAGCAACTGAAAGATCAGGCAAGCCAGGCGCTGGCCGCGTGGAAAGCCGCCAACCCGGATAAAAAGCTCGATAATGCCCCGTTCTGGATGACCGGTGAATCCTGGGGACACGGCGTCATGCAAAGTGAGTATTACCGCCACGGTTTCGATGCGATGATCAACTTTGACTACCAGGAACAGGCGGCAAAAGCGGTAGATTGTCTGGCCAATATGGACCTCCTCTGGCAGCAGATGGCGGAGAAACTGCAGAGTTTTAACGTACTGAGCTATCTCTCTTCACACGATACGCGACTGTTCCGCGAAGGCGGGCAACGCGCCGCAGAGCTGCTCCTGCTGGCACCGGGAAGCGTGCAAATCTATTACGGAGATGAATCAGAACGTCCATTCGGGCCGACAGGCTCCGACCCGCTGCAGGGAACGCGCTCAGATATGAACTGGCAGGACGTAACGGGCAAGCAGGCGTTAGCCGTCGCCCATTGGCAGATTTTAGGCCAGTTCCGCGCCCGTCATCCGGCGATTGGCGAGGGCAAGCAAACCACGCTTCCGCTGAAAGAAGGTTATGGCTTTGTGCGTGAACATAAGGGCGATAAAGCCATGGTGGTGTGGGCAGGGAATCAGTAG
- the yiaK gene encoding 3-dehydro-L-gulonate 2-dehydrogenase: MKVTFDELKAAFNRVLLERGVKADTADACAEMFARTTESGVYSHGVNRFPRFIQQLDAGDIIPDALPERITTLGAIEQWDARRSIGNLTAKKMMDRATELASDHGIGLVALRNANHWMRGGSYGWQAAEKGYIGICWTNSIAVMPPWGSKECRIGTNPLIVAIPSSPITMVDMSMSMFSYGMLEVNRLAGRELPVDGGFDDAGNLTKEPGVIEKNRRILPMGYWKGSGLSIVLDMIATLLSNGSSVAEVTQDNSDEYGVSQIFIAIEVDRLIDGPTRDAKLQRIMDFITTAERSDENVAVRLPGHEFTRLLEENRRSGITVDDSVWAKIQSL; the protein is encoded by the coding sequence ATGAAAGTGACCTTTGATGAGTTGAAAGCGGCATTCAACCGGGTTCTGCTCGAACGTGGCGTGAAAGCAGATACCGCGGATGCGTGCGCCGAGATGTTTGCCCGCACCACGGAATCCGGCGTCTACTCACACGGCGTGAACCGTTTCCCGCGTTTTATTCAGCAGCTTGATGCTGGCGACATCATCCCGGACGCCCTGCCAGAACGTATTACCACGCTGGGGGCCATCGAACAGTGGGATGCCCGGCGTTCCATCGGCAACCTGACGGCGAAGAAAATGATGGATCGCGCCACCGAGCTGGCTTCCGATCACGGTATTGGCCTGGTGGCGCTGCGTAACGCGAACCACTGGATGCGCGGTGGCAGCTACGGCTGGCAGGCGGCGGAGAAAGGCTATATCGGAATTTGCTGGACCAACTCCATCGCCGTGATGCCGCCGTGGGGATCAAAAGAGTGCCGTATTGGCACCAACCCGCTGATCGTCGCGATCCCATCCAGCCCAATCACTATGGTGGATATGTCGATGTCGATGTTCTCCTACGGCATGCTGGAGGTGAATCGTCTGGCTGGGCGTGAACTGCCGGTGGATGGCGGCTTTGATGACGCAGGCAACCTCACTAAAGAGCCGGGTGTGATTGAGAAAAACCGCCGCATTCTGCCGATGGGCTACTGGAAAGGTTCTGGTTTATCCATCGTGCTCGATATGATCGCCACCCTGCTCTCCAATGGCTCTTCCGTGGCGGAAGTGACTCAGGACAACAGCGATGAGTACGGCGTGTCGCAGATCTTTATTGCCATCGAAGTGGATCGCCTGATCGACGGGCCAACCCGCGATGCCAAACTGCAGCGCATCATGGATTTCATCACCACTGCGGAACGGTCCGACGAAAACGTCGCTGTCCGTCTGCCGGGGCATGAGTTTACGCGCCTGCTGGAAGAAAACCGCCGCAGCGGCATCACCGTTGACGACAGCGTATGGGCAAAAATCCAGTCTCTGTAA
- a CDS encoding DUF4862 family protein, with protein MTNTGFIIGAYPCAPSFHQKGEHEEQAFWRELADTPYIRGLEQPCLENLHPFGDEWLFRHTPGEWQIVVTAVMETMRRRGTNGAFGLASADEAQRKASVEYYRHLHHKIEAVNTRFPGKVIALEMQAAPQAGNASVEQATEAFSRSIREIAQWDWACDLLLEHCDSMTGPAPRKGFLPLQQVLDVVKGTDISVCINWARSAIEGRNTTLPVEHVQAALRAGKLGALMFSGTATCGEYGEWQDLHAPFSSCCTESLMTIEHAKALFTAASAATLKFSGIKLLEINANANVNHRIAILRDGISAMNKATQ; from the coding sequence ATGACCAACACCGGTTTTATTATTGGTGCGTACCCCTGCGCACCCTCGTTTCACCAGAAAGGGGAACACGAAGAGCAGGCCTTCTGGCGGGAACTTGCCGACACACCGTATATCCGTGGGCTGGAACAACCTTGTCTTGAAAATCTTCACCCATTTGGTGATGAATGGCTGTTTCGCCACACGCCGGGGGAGTGGCAAATTGTCGTAACGGCGGTAATGGAAACCATGCGCCGCCGTGGCACCAACGGCGCGTTTGGTCTGGCGTCTGCTGACGAAGCACAGCGCAAAGCCAGCGTTGAGTATTACCGTCATCTGCATCACAAGATTGAGGCCGTGAATACCCGCTTTCCAGGCAAAGTCATTGCCCTTGAAATGCAGGCGGCACCGCAGGCGGGTAATGCGTCTGTCGAACAAGCCACCGAGGCTTTCTCCCGCTCCATTCGTGAAATCGCGCAATGGGACTGGGCCTGCGATCTGCTACTCGAACACTGTGATTCCATGACCGGCCCCGCGCCACGCAAAGGGTTCTTACCCTTACAGCAGGTGCTGGACGTGGTGAAAGGAACGGATATCAGCGTGTGCATCAACTGGGCGCGGTCGGCCATTGAAGGGCGTAACACCACTCTTCCGGTTGAGCACGTACAGGCCGCGCTCCGGGCAGGAAAACTGGGGGCGCTGATGTTCTCCGGCACCGCCACCTGCGGAGAATACGGGGAATGGCAGGATTTACACGCACCGTTTTCTTCGTGCTGCACCGAAAGTTTAATGACTATTGAACATGCAAAAGCACTATTTACTGCGGCGAGCGCCGCAACATTGAAATTCTCCGGTATTAAGTTACTGGAAATAAATGCTAATGCTAACGTCAACCATCGCATTGCTATTTTGCGCGACGGCATTAGCGCCATGAATAAAGCAACGCAATAA
- the avtA gene encoding valine--pyruvate transaminase encodes MTFSLFGDKFTRHSGITRLMEDLNDGLRTPGAIMLGGGNPAQIPEMNAYFQTLLAQMLENGKATDALCNYDGPQGKTELLKLLADMLREELGWDIEPQNIALTNGSQSAFFYLFNLFAGRRADGTTRKVLFPLAPEYIGYADSGLEEDLFVSARPNIELLPEGQFKYHVDFEHLHIGEETGMICVSRPTNPTGNVITDDELMKLDALANQHGIPLVIDNAYGVPFPGIIFSEARPLWNPNIILCMSLSKLGLPGSRCGIIIANEKIISAITNMNGIISLSPGGIGPAMMCEMIKRNDLLRLSNEVIKPFYYQRVQETIAIIRRYLPEERCLIHKPEGAIFLWLWFKDLPITTELLYQRLKKRGVLMVPGDYFFPGLDKPWPHTHQCMRMNYVPDPEKIEAGVKILAEEIENAWQEESQ; translated from the coding sequence ATGACCTTTTCACTTTTCGGCGACAAATTTACCCGCCATTCAGGCATTACCCGCCTGATGGAGGATCTCAACGATGGGCTGCGCACACCGGGCGCAATCATGCTCGGCGGCGGAAACCCGGCTCAAATCCCGGAGATGAATGCCTATTTCCAGACACTGCTGGCGCAGATGCTGGAAAACGGTAAAGCGACCGATGCGCTTTGCAACTACGACGGCCCTCAGGGTAAAACCGAGCTACTGAAACTCCTCGCCGACATGCTGCGTGAAGAGCTGGGTTGGGATATCGAACCACAGAATATTGCTCTGACTAATGGCAGCCAGAGCGCATTTTTCTACTTGTTCAACCTGTTTGCAGGACGACGTGCCGACGGCACCACCAGAAAAGTGCTGTTCCCGCTGGCACCAGAGTATATCGGCTATGCCGATTCCGGCCTTGAAGAAGACCTGTTTGTCTCAGCGCGTCCGAACATCGAACTGCTGCCGGAAGGCCAGTTCAAATATCACGTCGATTTTGAGCATCTGCATATCGGTGAAGAGACTGGGATGATCTGCGTGTCACGTCCCACCAACCCGACCGGCAACGTGATTACCGATGACGAGCTGATGAAGCTGGATGCGCTGGCAAATCAGCACGGCATCCCTCTGGTTATCGATAACGCCTATGGCGTGCCGTTCCCTGGGATTATCTTCAGCGAAGCACGTCCGCTGTGGAATCCGAACATCATCCTGTGCATGAGCCTCTCCAAACTGGGCCTGCCAGGCAGCCGATGCGGCATCATTATCGCCAATGAAAAAATCATCTCCGCCATTACCAATATGAACGGCATTATCAGCCTTTCACCTGGCGGTATTGGTCCGGCGATGATGTGCGAGATGATTAAACGCAACGATCTGCTGCGCCTGTCGAATGAGGTCATTAAGCCGTTCTATTATCAGCGTGTTCAGGAGACTATCGCGATCATTCGCCGCTACTTACCGGAAGAACGCTGCCTGATCCACAAACCTGAAGGGGCAATTTTCCTGTGGCTGTGGTTTAAAGATCTGCCGATCACCACTGAACTGCTTTACCAGCGTCTGAAAAAACGCGGCGTACTGATGGTGCCGGGCGATTATTTCTTCCCAGGGCTGGATAAGCCGTGGCCGCACACGCACCAGTGTATGCGCATGAACTACGTTCCCGACCCGGAGAAAATCGAAGCGGGTGTTAAAATTCTCGCCGAAGAGATTGAGAACGCCTGGCAAGAAGAAAGTCAGTAA
- a CDS encoding MFS transporter, whose translation MNTSSHALHADIPRQRWLRIIPPILIACIISYMDRVNIAFAMPGGMDEELGISATMAGLAGGIFFIGYLFLQVPGGKIAVHGSGKKFIGWSLVAWAVISVLTGLVTNQYQLLGLRFLLGVAEGGMLPVVLTMISNWFPDAERGRANAIVIMFVPIAGIITAPLSGWIITALDWRWLFIIEGLMSVVVLVLWAFTVYDRPQEARWISEAEKNYLVHTLAAEQQAIAGKEVKNASLSAVLSDKTMWQLIALNFFYQTGIYGYTLWLPTILKELTHTSIGQVGMLAILPYIGAIAGMFLFSSLSDRTGKRKLFVSLPLIGFALCMFLSVALKENTWLAYAALVGCGFFLQSAAGVFWTIPARLFSAEMAGGARGVINALGNLGGFCGPYAVGVLITLYSKDAGVYCLAVSLALASLLALLLPAKCDAGSEPNPTVNPHKRAA comes from the coding sequence ATGAATACGTCTTCTCATGCTCTACATGCGGATATTCCGCGCCAGCGCTGGTTAAGAATCATTCCGCCGATTCTTATTGCCTGCATTATTTCCTATATGGACCGCGTGAATATTGCGTTTGCGATGCCGGGCGGTATGGATGAAGAGTTAGGTATTTCTGCCACGATGGCGGGCCTGGCGGGTGGGATCTTCTTTATCGGCTATCTGTTCCTGCAGGTTCCCGGCGGCAAGATTGCCGTTCATGGCAGCGGTAAGAAGTTTATCGGCTGGTCTCTGGTCGCCTGGGCGGTGATCTCGGTTCTGACCGGGCTTGTGACCAACCAGTATCAACTGCTGGGGCTGCGCTTTTTACTCGGCGTGGCGGAAGGTGGAATGCTGCCCGTCGTGCTCACCATGATCAGCAACTGGTTCCCGGATGCTGAACGCGGCCGTGCTAACGCGATTGTGATCATGTTTGTGCCGATTGCCGGGATCATCACGGCCCCGCTGTCCGGGTGGATCATCACTGCGCTCGACTGGCGCTGGCTGTTCATCATTGAAGGGCTGATGTCCGTCGTTGTGCTGGTACTCTGGGCCTTTACGGTCTATGACCGCCCGCAGGAAGCGCGCTGGATTTCCGAGGCCGAGAAAAACTATCTGGTCCACACGCTGGCCGCTGAGCAGCAGGCGATTGCCGGAAAAGAGGTGAAAAACGCTTCGCTCAGCGCGGTTTTGTCAGACAAAACCATGTGGCAGCTGATCGCCCTGAATTTCTTTTATCAGACCGGGATTTACGGTTACACCCTCTGGCTGCCAACCATCCTGAAAGAGCTGACGCATACCAGCATCGGTCAGGTGGGGATGCTCGCCATCCTGCCTTACATCGGTGCCATTGCGGGTATGTTCCTGTTCTCTTCACTCTCTGACCGCACCGGCAAGCGCAAGCTGTTTGTCTCCCTGCCATTGATTGGATTCGCGCTCTGCATGTTCCTCTCCGTGGCGTTAAAAGAGAACACCTGGCTGGCTTATGCCGCACTGGTGGGCTGTGGCTTCTTCCTGCAGTCGGCTGCTGGCGTGTTCTGGACCATTCCGGCGCGGCTGTTCAGTGCCGAGATGGCAGGCGGTGCGCGCGGCGTAATTAACGCCCTGGGCAACCTCGGTGGCTTCTGCGGGCCGTATGCAGTAGGCGTGCTGATCACCCTGTACAGCAAGGATGCGGGCGTTTACTGCCTGGCCGTTTCCCTGGCGCTGGCGTCGCTGCTGGCCCTGCTGTTACCGGCGAAATGCGATGCCGGATCGGAACCTAATCCTACGGTGAACCCGCACAAGCGTGCAGCCTGA
- the ulaD gene encoding 3-keto-L-gulonate-6-phosphate decarboxylase UlaD — protein MSRPLLQLALDHTSLPAAQRDVALLLDHVNIVEAGTILCLTEGLNAVRALREQCPEKIIVADWKVADAGETLAEQAFGAGANWMTIICAAPLATVEKGHDVALRCGGEIQMELFGHWTLDDARAWHRVGVKQAIYHRGRDAQASGQQWGEADLAKMKALSDIGLQLSITGGITPADLPLFKQINVKAFIAGRALAGAVNPPQVAQAFHSQIRDIWGA, from the coding sequence ATGAGCCGACCATTACTGCAGCTGGCGCTCGACCATACCTCACTTCCGGCTGCACAGCGCGATGTCGCTTTGCTTTTGGATCACGTCAATATCGTCGAAGCAGGCACCATTTTATGCCTGACCGAAGGGCTGAACGCCGTGCGCGCCCTGCGCGAACAGTGCCCGGAGAAGATCATCGTGGCAGACTGGAAAGTAGCCGACGCCGGGGAAACGCTGGCTGAGCAGGCGTTTGGGGCAGGAGCAAACTGGATGACCATCATCTGCGCCGCCCCGCTGGCGACCGTCGAAAAAGGTCACGACGTGGCACTGCGCTGTGGTGGCGAGATCCAGATGGAACTGTTTGGTCACTGGACGCTGGACGACGCGCGCGCGTGGCATCGCGTCGGTGTGAAACAGGCGATCTACCATCGCGGGCGCGATGCGCAGGCCAGCGGACAGCAGTGGGGGGAAGCCGATCTCGCTAAAATGAAAGCCCTCTCTGACATCGGTTTACAGCTCTCGATAACCGGCGGCATCACGCCCGCCGATCTGCCGCTGTTTAAGCAGATCAATGTTAAAGCCTTTATTGCCGGTCGTGCGCTGGCGGGTGCGGTGAATCCACCGCAGGTGGCACAGGCATTCCACTCGCAAATTCGCGACATCTGGGGAGCGTAA
- the yiaJ gene encoding IclR family transcriptional regulator YiaJ — protein sequence MSMKESEMTQEKERPAGSQSLFRGLMLIEILSNYPNGCPLAHLSELAGLNKSTVHRLLQGLQSCGYVTPAPAAGSYRLTTKFIAVGQKALSSLNIIHVAAPHLETLNIATGETVNFSSREDDHAILIYKLEPTTGMLRTRAYIGQHMPLYCSAMGKIYMAFGHQDYVASYWESHQEQIQPLTRNTITELSAMYDELAEIREHSMAMDKEENELGVSCIAVPVFDIHGRVPYAISISLSTSRMKQIGEKNLLKPLRETAEAISKELGFNVREA from the coding sequence ATGAGCATGAAAGAGAGCGAAATGACGCAAGAAAAAGAGAGGCCCGCAGGTAGCCAGAGCTTGTTTCGCGGCCTGATGCTGATTGAGATCCTCAGTAACTATCCGAACGGGTGCCCACTGGCGCATTTGTCAGAACTTGCAGGGCTGAATAAGAGCACCGTGCACCGGTTATTGCAGGGGCTGCAGTCTTGCGGCTACGTGACGCCAGCGCCTGCGGCGGGCAGCTATCGCCTGACCACCAAATTCATTGCCGTTGGGCAAAAGGCCCTGTCATCGCTGAATATCATCCACGTGGCGGCACCGCATCTTGAGACGCTGAATATCGCGACCGGAGAAACGGTGAACTTCTCCAGCCGTGAAGACGATCACGCCATCCTGATTTACAAACTGGAGCCGACGACCGGCATGCTGCGCACGCGTGCTTATATCGGCCAGCATATGCCGCTCTATTGTTCGGCAATGGGTAAGATCTACATGGCGTTTGGCCATCAGGATTACGTGGCGAGTTACTGGGAAAGCCACCAGGAACAGATCCAGCCGTTGACCCGCAACACCATCACCGAACTGAGCGCCATGTATGATGAGCTGGCGGAAATCCGTGAGCACAGCATGGCGATGGACAAAGAAGAGAACGAGCTGGGTGTCTCCTGTATTGCCGTACCGGTGTTTGATATTCATGGCCGCGTGCCGTATGCGATTTCCATTTCACTGTCGACTTCCCGCATGAAGCAGATTGGCGAGAAAAATCTGCTCAAACCATTGCGTGAAACGGCAGAAGCGATCTCAAAAGAACTGGGTTTTAACGTACGCGAGGCGTAA
- a CDS encoding YhcH/YjgK/YiaL family protein, which produces MLFGHISQPNPCRLPQAIEKALNFLRTTDFTTLEPGVVEIDGRNIFAQVLDLTTREPHENRPEIHRRYLDIQFLAWGEEKIGIAIDTGNNEISESLLEQRDIIFYRDSENESFIEMIPGSYAIFFPQDVHRPACIKNNETAIRKIVVKVALSELD; this is translated from the coding sequence ATGCTATTCGGACATATTTCGCAGCCAAATCCGTGTCGCCTGCCGCAGGCGATTGAAAAAGCACTTAATTTTCTGCGCACCACGGATTTCACCACGCTGGAGCCGGGCGTGGTGGAAATTGACGGGCGTAACATCTTTGCTCAGGTGCTCGACCTGACCACCAGAGAGCCGCATGAGAATCGCCCGGAGATCCACCGCCGCTATCTTGATATTCAGTTCCTGGCCTGGGGGGAGGAAAAAATCGGTATCGCTATTGATACCGGTAATAACGAAATAAGTGAGTCATTGCTGGAACAGCGGGATATTATTTTTTATCGCGACAGTGAAAATGAATCATTTATCGAAATGATACCCGGCAGCTACGCCATATTTTTCCCGCAGGATGTTCATCGTCCTGCCTGTATTAAAAACAACGAAACTGCAATTCGTAAAATTGTGGTGAAAGTGGCACTCAGCGAATTAGATTAA
- a CDS encoding 4Fe-4S binding protein, translating into MNRFIVADSTKCIGCRTCEVACVVSHQETEDCASVSPKAFTSRIQVVKGGSFTTAVGCHQCEDAPCANVCPTNAIRRAAGFWRVEQARCIGCKSCMVACPFGAMQVRWVGNNTQALKCDLCAHRESGPACVEACPTHALRCVDPARLRAERLHHLV; encoded by the coding sequence ATGAACCGATTTATCGTGGCAGATTCGACAAAATGCATCGGGTGCCGCACCTGTGAAGTGGCCTGCGTGGTGTCGCATCAGGAAACCGAGGACTGTGCTTCCGTCTCCCCGAAAGCCTTCACATCCCGTATTCAGGTGGTTAAGGGCGGTTCGTTCACCACGGCTGTCGGTTGCCATCAGTGCGAAGATGCCCCTTGTGCCAATGTCTGCCCGACAAATGCCATCCGCCGCGCGGCAGGGTTCTGGCGGGTGGAGCAGGCGCGTTGTATTGGGTGTAAAAGTTGTATGGTGGCCTGTCCGTTTGGGGCAATGCAGGTTCGGTGGGTGGGAAATAATACCCAGGCGTTGAAATGTGATTTATGCGCGCATCGCGAGAGCGGACCTGCCTGCGTTGAAGCATGTCCGACTCACGCGTTACGCTGTGTTGATCCCGCCAGATTACGCGCCGAACGGCTGCATCACCTGGTGTGA
- a CDS encoding FGGY-family carbohydrate kinase, with protein MSEKEPLWLGIDCGGTYLKAGLYNSQGKEISIERRSVATLSPRAGYAERDMHQLWQHCHATVALLLNNSGVDGEQIKGVGISAQGKGLFLLDKHDQPLGNAMLSSDRRALEIVQRWQQDGIPEKLYPHTRQTLWTGHPASLLRWVKENEPLRYQQIGCVMMAHDYLRWCLTGVKGCEESNISESNLYNMNTGQYDPQLTRWLGIGEIDGALPPIVGSAEICGEITAQAAALTGLAAGTPVVGGLFDVVSTAICAGLHDENTLNAVMGTWAVTSGIANALRDNEPYSYVYGRYVHPEQFIVHEASPTSSGNLEWLAAQWGDISFSEINQAVASLPKAESEVFFLPFLYGSNAGLEMTSGLYGMQALHTRAHLLQAVYEGVVFSHMTHLNRMLERFTHVKALRVTGGPTHSDVWMQMLADVSGLAIELPQVEETGCSGAALAALVGTSVYPDFHAAQRALKHDIRVIEPDMRAHGAYQHKYHRYQLLISALQGYHARVKEHDL; from the coding sequence ATGAGTGAAAAAGAGCCCCTCTGGCTGGGTATCGATTGTGGCGGTACTTATCTGAAAGCCGGTTTATATAACAGCCAGGGCAAGGAAATCAGCATTGAACGCCGCTCGGTTGCCACGCTCAGCCCGCGCGCAGGCTACGCCGAACGGGATATGCACCAATTGTGGCAGCACTGCCACGCTACCGTCGCCTTACTGCTCAACAATTCAGGCGTTGACGGCGAACAGATCAAAGGTGTCGGCATCTCTGCTCAGGGAAAAGGTCTGTTTCTTCTTGATAAACATGACCAGCCCCTGGGTAACGCCATGCTCTCCTCCGATCGCCGTGCGCTGGAGATTGTGCAGCGCTGGCAGCAGGACGGCATCCCCGAAAAACTTTACCCGCATACACGCCAGACGCTGTGGACGGGCCATCCGGCCTCGCTTTTACGCTGGGTGAAAGAGAACGAGCCGCTGCGTTATCAGCAGATTGGCTGCGTGATGATGGCACATGATTATCTGCGCTGGTGCCTTACGGGGGTAAAAGGTTGCGAAGAGAGCAACATCTCGGAATCTAACCTCTACAACATGAACACCGGCCAGTACGACCCGCAGCTCACACGCTGGCTCGGTATCGGTGAAATCGACGGTGCACTGCCGCCCATTGTCGGTTCAGCAGAAATTTGCGGGGAAATCACCGCTCAGGCAGCCGCACTGACCGGTCTCGCGGCGGGTACGCCCGTCGTTGGTGGACTGTTTGATGTGGTTTCCACCGCGATCTGCGCCGGGCTGCACGACGAAAATACGCTTAACGCCGTGATGGGTACCTGGGCCGTCACCAGCGGGATCGCCAATGCGCTTCGTGACAACGAGCCGTACTCTTACGTCTATGGCCGCTACGTTCATCCAGAGCAGTTTATCGTCCACGAAGCCAGCCCCACGTCTTCCGGCAACCTTGAGTGGCTGGCGGCACAGTGGGGAGATATCTCGTTCAGCGAGATCAACCAGGCTGTCGCTAGCCTGCCAAAAGCAGAAAGCGAGGTGTTTTTCCTGCCGTTTCTCTATGGCAGCAACGCCGGGCTGGAGATGACCAGCGGTCTCTACGGCATGCAGGCGCTACACACCCGCGCGCACCTGTTACAGGCGGTCTACGAGGGCGTGGTGTTCAGCCATATGACCCATCTTAACCGCATGCTCGAACGCTTTACCCATGTGAAGGCGCTGCGTGTTACGGGCGGCCCAACCCATTCGGATGTGTGGATGCAAATGCTCGCGGACGTCAGCGGCCTGGCGATTGAACTTCCGCAGGTGGAAGAGACCGGCTGTTCCGGCGCAGCGCTGGCGGCGCTGGTTGGCACCAGCGTTTATCCCGATTTCCACGCCGCTCAGCGTGCCCTCAAACATGACATCCGGGTCATTGAGCCCGACATGCGCGCCCATGGGGCCTACCAGCACAAATATCACCGTTACCAGTTACTGATTTCAGCACTACAGGGTTATCACGCCCGCGTTAAGGAGCACGACCTATGA